In Oryza sativa Japonica Group chromosome 2, ASM3414082v1, the following are encoded in one genomic region:
- the LOC4329056 gene encoding uncharacterized protein: MAEHWAEGSKHASAQASYSRYQATSARSRQRNIFDLLAQREISPRTKHQAKKLWSKSPGNDADSNELRYAATDAKHDIYSWAESQSLHHWSAKYCPLLPPPRSTIAAAFSPDGKTLASTHGDHTVKIIDYQTGKCLKVLSGHRRTPWVVRYHPLLPDILASGSLDQEVRLWDAKTSDCIGSQDFHRPIASIAFHARGEILAVASGHKLYIWNYNKRDEAAAPTIILRTRRSLRAVHFHPHGAPYLLTAEVNNLDSADSPLTLATSSGYSNYPSAVFFANINSRNCPHHEANSSSPCLLWPAYLRDDGSLCLIRNDLVSSSTNVHQRPSSLAQNPLASDVENQQPDQLVTPMDVCPGEPSTSHASASGLSGVEMQIDRGQPSSRLLGSSSTSNHESSTARDDVQMPSLSNSVPIPATSQPSEHDGRHGMPMNSFTTSSGLDVHMILRNSEGGNHHHDLFSDSRSWELPFLQGWFMAQNHTGASPSIPIDVGSSRGSNRHHASRRHVVGSLRGVGSSLLGPQIDEAEVHAASLGVGSELTTSLLAAGAAELPCTVKLRIWRHDIKDPCVTLEPEACRLTISHAVLCSEMGAHFSPCGRFLVACVACLLPQTEGDRGSQLPVQYDSAGAGTSPTRHPLPSHRVIYELRVYSLEEATFGKVLTSRAIRAAHCLTSIQFSPTSEHILLAYGRRHNSMLRSIVMDGETGIPVYTILEVYRVSDMELVRVLPSAEDEVNVACFHPSPGGGLVYGTKEGKLRILQHNGADITSTGLNCFIEENMLEIQRYALEG; this comes from the exons ATGGCTGAACATTGGGCAGAAGGTTCAAAGCATGCTTCTGCACAAGCATCGTATTCTAGATATCAAGCAACATCTGCAAGATCTAGGCAAAG GAACATCTTCGATCTATTAGCTCAGCGAGAGATTTCCCCTCGAACAAAACACCAAGCTAAAAAACTTTGGAGCAAATCTCCAGGAAATGATGCTGATTCCAATGAACTAAGATATGCAGCTACAGATGCTAAACATGATATATATTCATG GGCAGAATCACAGTCCCTGCATCACTGGTCTGCCAAATATTGTCCTCTTTTGCCACCCCCCAGGTCTACTATCGCAGCTGCATTCAGCCCAGATGGGAAAACACTTGCATCTACACA TGGTGATCATACTGTTAAAATAATTGACTATCAAACTGGGAAATGTTTGAAAGTGCTGAGTGGACATCGGCGCACGCCTTGGGTG GTTAGATACCATCCATTACTTCCTGATATCCTTGCTAGCGGTAGTTTGGATCAGGAAGTCCGTCTTTGGGACGCTAAAACCTCAGACTGTATTGGATCTCAGGACTTCC ATCGGCCAATTGCATCAATAGCATTTCATGCAAGGGGGGAGATTCTGGCAGTTGCATCAGGTCACAAA CTGTACATATGGAACTACAATAAAAGAGATGAGGCTGCTGCTCCAACCATTATATTAAGAACCCGCCGCTCACTAAGAGCTGTCCATTTTCACCCCCATGGTGCTCCATATCTTCTTACTGCAGAG GTTAATAATCTTGATTCTGCGGACTCACCATTGACCCTTGCAACCTCTTCGGGCTATTCAAACTATCCCTCGGCtgtgttttttgcaaatattAATTCCAGAAACTGTCCACATCATGAGGCTAATTCATCATCACCTTGCTTGCTTTGGCCTGCATACCTCAGGGATGATGGAAGTTTATGTCTGATTCGCAATGACTTGGTTAGTAGTTCAACCAATGTGCATCAGAGACCATCATCTTTAGCTCAAAATCCATTGGCATCAGATGTTGAAAATCAACAGCCtgaccaacttgtcacgcctaTGGATGTGTGCCCTGGAGAACCATCTACTTCTCATGCTTCTGCATCTGGTTTAAGTGGAGTTGAAATGCAGATTGACAGGGGGCAACCTAGCTCCAGATTACTGGGCAGTAGCTCCACTAGTAATCATGAGAGTTCTACTGCTAGAGATGATGTGCAAATGCCCTCCCTGAGCAACAGCGTGCCGATTCCAGCAACATCTCAGCCTTCAGAACATGATGGCCGTCATGGTATGCCAATGAATTCGTTTACCACTTCTAGTGGATTAGATGTTCACATGATCCTAAGAAATTCAGAGGGTGGAAATCATCATCATGATCTCTTCAGTGACTCGCGTAGCTGGGAGCTTCCCTTTTTGCAGGGCTGGTTCATGGCCCAAAATCATACAG GTGCTTCTCCATCTATTCCGATTGATGTCGGCAGTTCTAGAGGATCAAATCGACATCATGCTTCTCGTCGTCATGTTGTGGGCTCATTACGTGGGGTTGGGAGTTCACTTCTAGGCCCCCAAATTGATGAAGCTGAGGTTCATGCTGCATCATTAGGTGTTGGATCTGAACTTACTACCTCACTGCTTGCTGCTGGAGCTGCTGAATTACCTTGCACAGTGAAGCTTAGAATATGGCGGCATGATATCAAGGATCCATGTGTTACATTGGAACCCGAGGCATGCCGGTTGACAATTTCTCATGCCGTTCTCTGCAG TGAAATGGGTGCCCATTTTTCCCCTTGTGGACGATTTCTGGTAGCATGTGTTGCCTGTTTGCTGCCTCAAACTGAAGGCGACCGTGGTAGCCAATTGCCTGTGCAGTATGATTCTGCAGGGGCCGGAACATCACCAACTCGTCACCCTCTCCCTTCTCACCGAGTTATTTATGAGCTCCGAGTTTACTCTCTTGAGGAGGCAAC GTTTGGCAAAGTTCTTACATCAAGAGCGATAAGGGCAGCTCATTGCTTAACTTCCATCCAG TTCTCACCCACTTCAGAGCACATACTATTGGCATATGGTCGTCGTCATAACTCTATGCTTAGGAGCATTGTGATGGATGGGGAAACTGGAATTCCTGTATATACTATCTTGGAG GTCTATAGAGTATCGGACATGGAGCTGGTAAGAGTTCTTCCTAGTGCTGAAGATGAAGTAAACGTTGCATGCTTTCATCCTTCCCCTGGAGGTGGTCTTGTTTATGGGACCAAG GAAGGAAAGCTCAGGATCTTGCAGCACAATGGTGCAGATATCACAAGCACAGGGTTGAATTGCTTTATCGAGGAAAATATGCTTGAG ATTCAGAGATATGCGCTGGAAGGCTGA